In Notamacropus eugenii isolate mMacEug1 chromosome 1, mMacEug1.pri_v2, whole genome shotgun sequence, one genomic interval encodes:
- the EMC8 gene encoding ER membrane protein complex subunit 8, with protein MPSVKLTTQAYCKMVLHGAKYPHCAVNGLLVAEKQKPRKEQSSHGGPNPHQTLFVDCIPLFHGTLALAPMLEVALTLIDSWCKDNSYVIAGYYQANERVKDASPNQVAEKVASRIAEGFNDTALIMVDNTKFTMECIEPTIHVYEHHENKWRCRDPHYDYCEDWPEAQRISASLLDSRSYETLVDFDNHLDDIRNDWTNPEINKAVLHLC; from the exons ATGCCCAGCGTGAAGCTGACCACCCAGGCCTACTGCAAGATGGTGCTGCACGGGGCCAAGTATCCCCACTGCGCCGTCAACGGGCTCCTGGTGGCCGAGAAGCAGAAGCCCCGCAAGGAGCAGTCGTCGCACGGCGGCCCCAACCCGCACCAGACCCTCTTCGTGGACTGCATCCCCCTCTTCCACGGCACCCTGGCACTGGCCCCCATGCTGGAGGTGGCCCTCACCTTG ATTGATTCATGGTGCAAAGATAATAGCTATGTGATTGCTGGTTATTATCAAGCTAATGAACGTGTAAAAGATGCCAG TCCAAACCAGGTTGCTGAGAAGGTAGCTTCCAGAATTGCGGAGGGCTTCAATGACACCGCACTCATCATG GTAGACAACACGAAGTTTACAATGGAGTGCATAGAACCCACAATTCATGTGTATGAGCATCATGAAAACAAATGGCGGTGCAGAGATCCACACTA TGATTATTGTGAAGACTGGCCGGAAGCCCAGAGAATCTCAGCATCTCTCTTGGATAGCAGGTCCTATGAAACCCTTGTGGATTTTGATAACCACCTGGACGACATCCGAAATGACTGGACAAATCCAGAGATCAATAAAGCTGTTCTGCACCTGTGTTAG
- the COX4I1 gene encoding cytochrome c oxidase subunit 4 isoform 1, mitochondrial isoform X1, with amino-acid sequence MLAVRVFGLIGRRAISTSACVRAHAGVAKTEDYSLPSYVDRRDYPLPDVAHVRTLSSSQQALKEKEKQPWSKLSSEEKVQLYHIKFNETYAKMNQSSNEWKTVVGAAMFFIGFSALIVIWEKHYVYGPVPHTFSDEWVAMQTQRMLDMKVGPIQGFSAKWDYDKKEWKK; translated from the exons ATGTTGGCTGTCAGGGTGTTTGGCCTTATTGGCAGGCGGGCTATTTCCACCTCTGCATGTGTTCGGGCACATG CAGGTGTTGCGAAGACTGAAGATTACAGTCTTCCAAGTTACGTTGATCGTCGTGATTATCCCCTGCCGGATGTGGCCCACGTCAGGACCCTTTCTTCTAGCCAGCAGGccttaaaagagaaggaaaaacaaccaTGGAGTAAATTGTCTTCTGAAGAAAAAGTCCAAT tgTATCATATCAAATTCAATGAGACCTATGCTAAAATGAACCAATCTTCAAATGAATGGAAGACTGTTGTTGGAGCTGCAATGTTCTTCATCGGCTTTAGCGCTTTAATTGTCATATGGGAGAAGCACTATG TTTACGGTCCTGTCCCGCATACCTTTTCTGATGAGTGGGTGGCCATGCAGACTCAGAGAATGCTGGACATGAAGGTCGGCCCCATTCAGGGGTTCTCTGCCAAGTGGGATTATGACAAGAAAGAgtggaagaagtag
- the COX4I1 gene encoding cytochrome c oxidase subunit 4 isoform 1, mitochondrial isoform X2, which translates to MLAVRVFGLIGRRAISTSACVRAHGVAKTEDYSLPSYVDRRDYPLPDVAHVRTLSSSQQALKEKEKQPWSKLSSEEKVQLYHIKFNETYAKMNQSSNEWKTVVGAAMFFIGFSALIVIWEKHYVYGPVPHTFSDEWVAMQTQRMLDMKVGPIQGFSAKWDYDKKEWKK; encoded by the exons ATGTTGGCTGTCAGGGTGTTTGGCCTTATTGGCAGGCGGGCTATTTCCACCTCTGCATGTGTTCGGGCACATG GTGTTGCGAAGACTGAAGATTACAGTCTTCCAAGTTACGTTGATCGTCGTGATTATCCCCTGCCGGATGTGGCCCACGTCAGGACCCTTTCTTCTAGCCAGCAGGccttaaaagagaaggaaaaacaaccaTGGAGTAAATTGTCTTCTGAAGAAAAAGTCCAAT tgTATCATATCAAATTCAATGAGACCTATGCTAAAATGAACCAATCTTCAAATGAATGGAAGACTGTTGTTGGAGCTGCAATGTTCTTCATCGGCTTTAGCGCTTTAATTGTCATATGGGAGAAGCACTATG TTTACGGTCCTGTCCCGCATACCTTTTCTGATGAGTGGGTGGCCATGCAGACTCAGAGAATGCTGGACATGAAGGTCGGCCCCATTCAGGGGTTCTCTGCCAAGTGGGATTATGACAAGAAAGAgtggaagaagtag